Proteins found in one Balneola sp. genomic segment:
- a CDS encoding PAS domain S-box protein: MSILNKEILEHLRELSKDESSFSNLKELFAELEKKAVSYKFQLELLENAIRNDYDSILITELDLEKPGPKIVYVNDGFTEMTGYLPEEVIGKTPRILQGPKTDRAILDRLKRRLIEGQAFFGHSINYRKDGTEFINQWDIHPLFNKEGEVTHWVSYQRDVTEKKETAKAIFNTDFDELLRRAEEFTLKFSYAEDGLTITCKYITEGFEDLTGLNKEIIFNEGISSVLHDDDKDKISSALKRAFNGESLTEYCRYRTSEGEYLPVLQSFKPIMDDDIGEVGSVKSVAKLELKES, from the coding sequence ATGAGTATTTTGAATAAAGAAATTCTGGAACATTTAAGAGAACTTTCTAAGGATGAAAGTTCATTTTCCAATTTAAAGGAATTATTTGCCGAGTTAGAGAAAAAAGCGGTTAGTTATAAATTCCAGCTTGAGCTACTTGAAAACGCAATTCGCAACGATTACGATTCCATTCTTATCACGGAATTAGACCTTGAAAAGCCAGGTCCGAAAATTGTATATGTGAATGATGGTTTCACTGAAATGACTGGCTACCTTCCTGAGGAAGTAATAGGTAAAACTCCAAGAATACTTCAAGGTCCTAAAACCGATCGAGCTATCCTTGATCGACTCAAAAGAAGGTTAATCGAAGGTCAGGCGTTTTTTGGTCATAGCATTAATTATCGTAAAGATGGTACAGAGTTTATAAACCAATGGGATATTCATCCTCTATTCAATAAAGAAGGAGAAGTAACTCATTGGGTATCCTATCAAAGGGATGTAACGGAGAAAAAGGAAACAGCAAAAGCTATCTTCAATACAGATTTTGATGAATTACTTAGAAGAGCCGAAGAATTCACACTCAAGTTCTCCTATGCTGAAGATGGATTAACAATTACTTGTAAATACATTACTGAAGGTTTTGAAGACCTTACCGGACTTAACAAAGAAATCATTTTCAATGAAGGGATAAGTTCAGTTCTTCATGATGATGACAAGGATAAGATCTCTTCTGCACTAAAAAGAGCTTTTAATGGAGAATCACTCACTGAGTACTGTAGATACAGGACTTCTGAAGGCGAATATCTTCCTGTGCTTCAATCATTCAAACCAATAATGGATGATGATATCGGTGAAGTTGGTTCAGTTAAGTCTGTTGCTAAGCTAGAACTCAAAGAAAGCTAA